The following proteins come from a genomic window of Candidozyma auris chromosome 4, complete sequence:
- a CDS encoding CRAL-TRIO domain-containing protein: protein MTIKEVRPDRVWSIEGEHEIVFKQVWAICLKSFGYDMDEYTYEQILDPKTFVSGKAPNELPDISDTAVESQCPPITQRTRKNYKQMVGKAVLHKGEFDDSIKNPKDVWHKIAKFNIPRLHQAYLVTPRNDSPDNDILRFVRARKFKVEDIIHMALKCLDWKSTAYPVEKWLAAGDYEISKDKNLEQLAEAFTMGKVYLRGHDREGGPICVIRVRKHFGSQCPHHDFERFIVLMLEWFRLGLRPYTTGCDGANILFDLTGISLKNIDLHAVKFLAKAFEANYPECLHAIWIHNAPWVFFTVWKLIRGWLDPVVASKIHFTNSVEDLEKFTDRKYIPEFVGGNDKYHPKYVPPTEESAATKPKDEKFEKLIERREELSRYFIETTLAWIKAATKEESTKLMKLKILLGAELAKNYVQLDPYIRTRGQFDRDKTIKVGV from the coding sequence ATGACCATTAAAGAAGTTAGACCCGACCGTGTGTGGTCCATCGAGGGCGAACATGAGATTGTGTTCAAGCAGGTGTGGGCCATTTGTCTCAAGAGCTTTGGCTACGACATGGACGAGTACACGTACGAGCAGATTCTCGACCCCAAGACGTTTGTCTCGGGGAAAGCGCCAAACGAGCTTCCCGACATCCTGGATACCGCTGTCGAGAGCCAATGCCCTCCCATTACCCAGAGAACTCGCAAGAACTACAAGCAAATGGTGGGTAAGGCAGTTCTCCACAAGGGAGAGTTTGACGATAGCATCAAGAATCCCAAGGACGTGTGGCACAAGATCGCCAAGTTCAACATCCCTCGCTTGCACCAGGCTTATCTTGTGACGCCTCGTAACGATTCTCCCGACAACGACATTCTTCGTTTCGTGAGGGCTCGTAAGTTCAAGGTGGAGGACATCATCCATATGGCGCTCAAGTGCTTGGACTGGAAGAGCACGGCATACCCTGTGGAAAAGTGGCTCGCGGCGGGTGACTATGAGATCAGCAAGGACAAGAACCTCGAGCAGCTTGCCGAGGCATTCACGATGGGAAAGGTTTACCTTAGAGGCCATGACCGTGAAGGCGGTCCCATTTGTGTGATTCGTGTGAGAAAGCATTTTGGCTCCCAGTGTCCTCACCACGACTTCGAGAGGTTCATTGTGCTCATGCTTGAATGGTTTAGACTCGGCCTTAGACCGTACACCACGGGTTGCGACGGTGCCAACATTCTCTTTGACTTGACTGgaatttctttgaagaatatcgATCTTCATGCCGTGAAGTTTTTGGCCAAGGCTTTTGAGGCCAACTACCCGGAGTGCTTGCATGCTATTTGGATCCATAATGCCCCATGGGTGTTCTTCACCGTTTGGAAGTTGATTCGTGGATGGTTGGACCCAGTCGTCGCGTCGAAGATTCACTTCACAAACTCAGTCgaggacttggagaaattCACCGACCGCAAGTACATTCCTGAGTTTGTCGGTGGTAACGACAAGTACCATCCTAAGTATGTGCCACCAACGGAGGAAAGTGCCGCCACAAAGCCCAAGGATGAGAAGTTCGAGAAGCTAATCGAGAGACGTGAGGAGCTCCTGAGGTACTTCATCGAGACCACACTTGCTTGGATCAAGGCTGCGACGAAGGAGGAGTCGACCAAACtcatgaagctcaagattCTCCTCGGTGCCGAATTGGCCAAGAACTATGTCCAGCTTGACCCATACATCCGGACTCGTGGTCAATTCGACAGAGACAAGACTATCAAGGTCGGGGTTTAA
- a CDS encoding GTPase-activating protein RGD2, with protein MSFAERFWSHDYHSGFETLFNELYEGIKENDDFIQLFTKRMDAEHAYGSQLTNMGVSVRKSSKRHTDNDYVSTIKNGYEKINENFAKQGSLHLEIAGSIKTLVLEPFSKWCSEHEQRVAYSESVVSDKYKAFKSAKTSLEKLQKKYFNKCRMLEDFKAHYPEEELEEMLEEAQNTSLSEQSIQEEQGYEDDETYFFDNKPCDRKDAKVLLSSILSNIELTSHKVPILGTYYNVSTGSKITQWVLDNLEDYKGSIDRAEQFGQDLLDNGFIRLIGSMSASKNFINSSQFYYQWKPIVFEITKLFEFDLSQSKKSANYDPISSSSSRANHFADYFDDVKQAMGVTTVDYNDRSQYAKLVKEVDTLDLQYFQTTKELDRLRCEFEEIVMDHLTFMHKCELDRMKAIKKVMFDFVSTFSNRVTSMKQVSEEMYVVEETINPVNDLKFLIENYATGKFDPKVTLYDNYYNSNIKQTFGVDLNVKARLDRKAVPLLVQGILSYLDNVYPELKDDDERTNLWTHPVHLSKVHKVRFQLNELTEMSKIQEVLKASDPIVITNVFKLYFLELPDSIVPHSYFDLIKTLYSSYPVGSDDENIEKTRVNGLQNTISELPVSNLATLDAILTHFNRLVNIIGSKNKTLGSELRGRICKEFGSLLLRPKEDGSGLSDSRISHSAATELLQQHFIEDLFKHKDTIFGELRRRSSNKSSVSRDGSKHKSSKAESSTPKAAVVASSKSRLESRLKRAVSKATHEKESDENKENNAQGSNSEPPKTPTKTTKGLKRSTSPNKKKLNSLLTEKPTSNQKTAKKLSRTQSSDSSEFASAASETESGRQSLSKDEEDAPPLVPPKSRSPKKNNDDVIVVE; from the coding sequence ATGTCATTCGCCGAGCGCTTCTGGTCCCACGACTACCATCTGGGCTTCGAGACGCTCTTCAATGAACTCTACGAAGGTATCAAGGAAAACGATGACTTCATCCAattgttcaccaaaagaaTGGACGCTGAACATGCTTACGGTAGCCAGTTGACCAATATGGGCGTGTCAGTAAGGAAATCCAGCAAGAGACACACAGACAACGACTATGTATCTACAATCAAAAACGGGTACGAAAAGATAAACGAGAATTTCGCCAAGCAGGGCCTGCTTCACTTGGAGATTGCGGGGAGCATCAAGACGTTGGTGTTGGAGCCATTTCTGAAGTGGTGTTCTGAGCACGAACAGAGGGTTGCTTACTCTGAACTGGTGGTTCTGGATAAGTACAAAGCTTTCAAATCTGCAAAAACTAGCTTAGAGAAGttgcagaagaagtatTTCAATAAGTGCAGAATGcttgaagacttcaagGCCCACTATCCCGAGGAAGAGCTAGAGGAAATGCTTGAAGAGGCGCAAAACACATCGTTGAGTGAGCAGTCCATTCAGGAAGAACAAGGGtatgaggatgatgagaCCTATTTTTTTGACAACAAGCCATGTGACCGTAAAGACGCCAAGGTCCTCTTATCAAGCATTCTTTCGAATATTGAGTTGACCTCACACAAGGTTCCGATCTTGGGAACTTACTACAACGTCTCAACTGGAAGCAAGATAACACAATGGGTCTTGGACAATTTGGAAGATTACAAGGGCAGCATCGACCGTGCTGAGCAGTTTGGCCAGGATCTTCTCGACAACGGTTTTATTCGTCTCATTGGCTCCATGAGTGCTCTGAAGAACTTCATAAACTCGTCTCAATTCTATTATCAGTGGAAGCCTATTGTATTCGAGATAACGAAGCTTTTCGAATTTGATCTTTCCCAATCTAAGAAATCAGCTAACTACGATCCAATCAGCTCCCTGAGCAGCCGTGCAAACCATTTCGCTGACTATTTTGATGACGTCAAACAGGCCATGGGTGTTACAACAGTGGACTACAATGACAGATCTCAATACGCAAAGCTCGTCAAGGAAGTAGACACGCTTGACTTACAGTACTTCCAAACCACCAAAGAGCTCGATAGGCTAAGGTGCGAGTTTGAGGAAATTGTTATGGACCACTTGACGTTCATGCACAAGTGCGAGCTCGATCGTATGAAAGCAATCAAAAAGGTCATGTTCGATTTTGTTTCCACATTCTCCAACAGAGTAACTTCCATGAAGCAAGTTTCCGAGGAAATGTACGTGGTGGAGGAGACTATCAATCCAGTCAATGATCTCAAATTCCTCATAGAGAACTACGCCACCGGCAAGTTTGATCCAAAGGTGACGCTTTACGACAATTACTACAACTCAAATATCAAACAGACGTTCGGTGTCGATCTCAATGTGAAAGCAAGACTCGATAGAAAGGCCGTTCCTCTTTTGGTGCAAGGCATTCTTTCGTACCTTGATAATGTGTACCCCGAACTcaaggatgatgatgagagAACCAACTTGTGGACTCATCCTGTGCACTTATCCAAAGTGCACAAGGTTCGTTTCCAACTCAATGAGCTTACTGAAATGTCAAAGATACAAGAGGTTTTGAAGGCATCAGATCCAATTGTCATCACCAATGTGTTCAAGCTCTACTTCCTCGAATTACCGGACTCGATTGTTCCTCACAGCTACTTCGACTTGATTAAGACTTTATATCTGAGCTATCCAGTCGGCAGTGACGATGAAAACATCGAAAAAACTAGAGTTAATGGCTTGCAGAATACTATCTCTGAACTACCTGTGAGCAACTTGGCCACTCTAGATGCCATTTTGACTCACTTCAACCGTCTCGTCAACATCATTGGCTCAAAAAACAAAACTCTAGGGTCAGAATTAAGAGGAAGGATTTGTAAAGAATTCGGCTCTCTACTCTTAAGACCAAAGGAGGATGGAAGTGGCTTGTCCGACAGTCGAATTTCTCACAGTGCTGCCACTGAGTTGCTCCAGCAGCACTTCATCGAGGATCTTTTCAAGCATAAGGATACGATTTTTGGtgagttgagaagaaggagctcaaaCAAATCCAGTGTTCTGAGAGACGGCTCCAAGCATAAGCTGAGCAAAGCAGAATCATCGACACCAAAGGCGGCTGTTGTCGCCTCGTCCAAATCGAGATTAGAGAGTCGATTGAAGAGAGCAGTGAGTAAAGCAACACacgagaaagaaagtgatgaaaACAAGGAGAATAACGCCCAAGGTTCAAATTCGGAGCCACCCAAAACCCCCACCAAGACTACGAAGGGCTTGAAGCGGTCAACATCTcccaacaagaagaagcttaaTAGCCTCTTGACGGAAAAGCCAACATCAAATCAAAAGACGGCCAAAAAACTCTCTAGAACACAATCTTCCGACTCATCGGAGTTCGCTTCCGCCGCATCAGAGACGGAATCGGGTCGCCAGAGTCTTTCTAAAGATGAGGAGGACGCTCCTCCCTTGGTACCTCCAAAATCGAGGTCccccaagaagaacaatgACGACGTTATCGTTGTCGAGTAA